The following proteins are co-located in the Leptospira limi genome:
- a CDS encoding shikimate kinase, whose protein sequence is MNIIFIGARGAGKSKVSRTLSKQTEIPVVSTDSIAVYEAGGLPIPNFVDKNGWKAFRELEYSILLKLQNANGIILDCGGGILFDLDDVGNEIVSQRKLDLLRKIGRIVYLERGIEELVEKVKGDKTRPDLSKVTSYKQILEKRLPVYQEAAHFKLNLSKLSKEEAVVKLLDWIGIQS, encoded by the coding sequence ATGAACATCATTTTTATTGGGGCAAGAGGAGCGGGGAAATCAAAAGTTTCTCGTACTTTATCAAAACAAACAGAAATTCCAGTGGTTTCAACAGATTCTATAGCAGTTTATGAAGCTGGAGGGTTACCAATCCCTAATTTTGTAGATAAAAATGGATGGAAGGCTTTTCGTGAATTAGAATATTCTATTTTACTAAAACTACAAAATGCAAATGGTATTATTTTAGATTGTGGTGGTGGAATTTTATTTGATTTAGATGATGTTGGGAATGAAATTGTGAGCCAAAGAAAATTGGACCTCTTACGTAAAATTGGCCGCATTGTTTACTTAGAACGTGGCATTGAAGAACTTGTGGAAAAAGTAAAAGGGGATAAAACAAGGCCCGACCTTTCGAAAGTAACTTCATACAAACAGATTTTAGAAAAAAGACTCCCTGTTTACCAAGAAGCGGCACACTTTAAACTGAATTTATCCAAACTTTCCAAAGAAGAAGCAGTTGTAAAACTTTTGGATTGGATTGGAATCCAATCATAG
- a CDS encoding HDOD domain-containing protein, with amino-acid sequence MLKSKVDEVLQDVNKLPAISSVVSKVLEKLQKPDVNIADLAQEISKDPAITANVIKLSNSAYYRASKPIRTVQEALMTLGIKTVKEIVLLTAAKGILAQDLNSYQLEAAQLWTASLLVAELSSKIVQHKKLKIDKDLAFTSGLLCSVGKIVLAQFFSSVMMQIKTDLKDNQEPFPALEKKYFGYTHMEVSETLLKRWNFPVDLTDVVANYLTPENSKVNPLLTSVVHIASILIVVSGIGIDIGGESVPISPFALSQTGVTDADIETYFVHIPDLQAGLADLLNV; translated from the coding sequence ATGCTAAAATCAAAAGTTGATGAAGTATTACAAGACGTAAATAAATTACCGGCCATTTCATCGGTTGTTTCCAAGGTATTGGAAAAATTGCAAAAACCCGATGTCAACATTGCTGACTTAGCGCAAGAAATATCTAAAGACCCAGCCATTACGGCCAATGTAATCAAACTCTCTAATTCGGCTTATTACCGAGCTTCCAAACCAATTCGAACTGTCCAAGAAGCATTGATGACATTAGGAATCAAAACAGTAAAAGAAATTGTACTCCTTACTGCTGCAAAGGGAATCCTTGCACAAGACTTAAACAGTTACCAATTGGAAGCGGCACAATTATGGACTGCTTCCTTACTTGTTGCCGAACTTTCTAGTAAAATCGTCCAACACAAAAAGTTAAAAATTGATAAGGACTTAGCCTTCACTTCAGGTCTTTTGTGTAGTGTTGGCAAAATAGTCCTCGCTCAGTTTTTTAGTTCTGTGATGATGCAAATCAAAACAGACCTCAAGGACAACCAAGAACCATTCCCTGCATTAGAAAAAAAATACTTCGGTTACACACACATGGAAGTTTCCGAAACACTTTTAAAACGATGGAATTTCCCTGTTGACCTTACGGATGTTGTGGCAAACTACCTCACTCCTGAAAATTCCAAAGTAAACCCACTCCTCACTTCAGTTGTGCATATAGCAAGTATCCTTATTGTTGTATCAGGGATTGGGATTGATATTGGTGGAGAATCAGTTCCGATTTCACCATTTGCTCTCAGCCAAACAGGTGTTACCGATGCAGATATCGAAACATATTTTGTTCACATTCCTGACTTACAAGCAGGTCTTGCTGATTTGTTAAATGTTTAA
- a CDS encoding chemotaxis protein CheD yields the protein MSIKSKIINVGIADIKVGKDTDVLRTTLGSCIGIVLYDPDQKIGAISHIMLAKDPTGKDMSKFPHKYGETALPILIDMMKKEGSNIGQYSCRIFGGASMFKGINSQFLQNIGEQNILIVKKFMEEKKIPIIVEDIAGNEGRTISLYCDDGRVLLKKAGMEKYLYKVR from the coding sequence ATGTCTATAAAATCCAAAATCATCAATGTGGGAATTGCTGACATTAAGGTCGGAAAAGATACGGATGTACTCCGGACTACATTGGGTTCCTGCATTGGAATCGTCTTGTATGACCCCGACCAAAAAATTGGTGCTATTTCACACATCATGCTCGCAAAAGATCCAACAGGAAAAGACATGAGTAAGTTTCCTCACAAATATGGAGAAACTGCACTTCCAATCCTCATTGATATGATGAAAAAAGAAGGATCAAACATTGGGCAATATTCTTGCCGAATTTTTGGTGGTGCTTCCATGTTCAAAGGAATCAATTCCCAATTCTTACAAAATATTGGGGAACAGAACATTCTCATCGTAAAAAAGTTTATGGAAGAGAAAAAAATCCCAATCATTGTGGAAGATATAGCTGGTAACGAGGGAAGAACCATCAGTCTCTACTGCGATGACGGTCGCGTTTTGCTAAAAAAAGCTGGTATGGAAAAATACCTTTATAAGGTGCGTTAG
- a CDS encoding TraB/GumN family protein: MRSIKKTTPPRKSAKKGFKTKEPYLFKTIDKTEVHILGTAHISKQSVEEVEKLIQSIKPDVICVELCESRMKSVEDPDYLKKLDIFKVFKERKMWLLLSSLILSSFQKKMGNQDIKPGDEMRKAISLGRLLKKPVLPVDREIQTTLKRSWGNVGFFSKMYLFSALLASLLVKEDVSDEKIEEMKSDDILKDLFSQIPKKYESIKNVIIDERDVYLAEKIRVSTLDKKVKKVVAVVGAGHLAGIERNIDLQNDLSVLDEVPKPKLWDSLSLIIYPVFFAGLIGYTTWSQGGEAGLDLFSKLIYIKGGLAALGALIAWAHPISILLAFITAPIGTFVPIFKAGWVSALSESYLRKPLVEDFERIAEDSETFQGFWKNRVLHIFLVFFLPQFGSTIGTFIVAGKGLKNLF, from the coding sequence ATGCGTTCAATCAAAAAAACTACTCCACCAAGAAAATCTGCCAAAAAAGGTTTCAAAACCAAAGAACCTTACCTATTTAAAACCATTGACAAAACAGAAGTCCATATTTTAGGAACTGCCCACATATCCAAACAAAGTGTGGAAGAAGTTGAAAAACTGATCCAAAGTATCAAACCAGATGTCATTTGTGTTGAGTTATGTGAATCACGAATGAAGTCTGTGGAAGACCCAGATTATCTTAAAAAATTAGATATTTTTAAAGTGTTCAAAGAACGAAAGATGTGGTTATTACTTTCGAGCCTCATCCTTTCTTCGTTTCAGAAAAAAATGGGGAATCAAGACATCAAACCAGGAGATGAAATGCGCAAAGCCATCTCTCTTGGAAGATTACTCAAAAAACCGGTCCTTCCTGTTGACCGAGAAATCCAAACCACTCTCAAACGTTCGTGGGGCAATGTTGGATTTTTTTCTAAGATGTATCTCTTTAGTGCCTTACTTGCATCATTACTTGTCAAAGAAGATGTTTCTGATGAAAAAATTGAAGAAATGAAATCGGATGATATCCTTAAAGATTTGTTCTCTCAGATTCCTAAAAAATATGAATCTATCAAAAACGTTATCATTGATGAACGGGATGTATACTTAGCTGAAAAAATCCGCGTTTCTACCTTAGACAAAAAGGTAAAAAAAGTGGTAGCTGTTGTGGGAGCAGGCCACCTCGCTGGGATCGAAAGGAATATTGATTTGCAAAATGACTTATCGGTGTTAGACGAAGTACCCAAACCAAAACTTTGGGATAGTCTGAGTCTAATCATCTACCCTGTGTTTTTTGCGGGTCTCATTGGTTATACCACTTGGAGCCAAGGGGGAGAAGCAGGTTTGGATTTGTTTTCTAAACTCATCTACATCAAAGGAGGACTTGCTGCCCTTGGAGCACTTATCGCTTGGGCTCACCCCATTTCCATTTTACTTGCTTTCATTACAGCACCCATTGGAACCTTTGTTCCCATTTTTAAGGCGGGTTGGGTGAGTGCCTTGTCTGAGTCCTATTTACGAAAACCACTCGTAGAAGATTTTGAAAGAATTGCAGAAGATTCAGAAACCTTTCAAGGGTTTTGGAAAAATAGAGTTTTGCATATTTTTTTGGTTTTTTTCCTCCCCCAATTTGGGTCCACAATTGGAACCTTTATTGTCGCAGGAAAAGGCTTGAAGAATTTATTTTAA
- a CDS encoding four-helix bundle copper-binding protein — MNRKELLQKAGMAVAVSGILSTLSAEDHDHSGAMPTAGKSKYAKAMMAAIHCQLSAEVCLSHCITELGKGDKAMAACAASTREVISLCDSFVKLASQSSSFTKKLANLCVEVCEACAKECDKHANHHAVCKECRDSCLACAKELKKV, encoded by the coding sequence ATGAATCGCAAAGAATTATTACAAAAAGCAGGAATGGCAGTTGCTGTTTCTGGAATTTTATCAACACTTTCCGCAGAAGACCATGACCATTCAGGTGCTATGCCCACAGCTGGAAAATCCAAATATGCAAAAGCGATGATGGCAGCAATCCATTGCCAACTATCTGCTGAAGTATGCCTCAGTCATTGCATCACCGAACTTGGAAAAGGTGATAAAGCGATGGCAGCATGTGCGGCTTCCACTCGTGAAGTGATTAGCCTATGTGACTCGTTTGTGAAACTTGCAAGCCAAAGTTCATCATTTACGAAAAAACTAGCAAATTTATGTGTGGAAGTTTGTGAGGCATGTGCAAAAGAATGTGACAAACATGCCAATCACCATGCAGTTTGCAAAGAATGTAGAGACAGTTGTCTTGCTTGTGCAAAAGAACTAAAAAAAGTTTAA
- a CDS encoding esterase/lipase family protein: protein MFRFMEYLERFWALVSFYLPSHWSIENNKDKNILIVPGFRAGRFFYARLKSNLDNLGFKVGILSTLRNPTSLEEAIQHLAKQILTAPNEVTLIAHNTGGLLVLILPDEARRKVKRLITLGTPFHGSDRFTNTRFSYWGFESDWVKTNYKNALFFPLFQPLSAIEDFSFPPQESTEFGQGRDLWFDIPGNYNLVRRNENIRTLREFLGTPKDNINITPSPKANPEFAVPKKIEVDFSKYEPAVYKKNKATLAKKKSSSNKELSKPTPKTKPNQKAKQTPKPKAKPKKKSKR, encoded by the coding sequence ATGTTTCGATTCATGGAATATCTGGAACGATTTTGGGCTCTCGTATCATTTTACCTGCCTAGTCATTGGTCGATTGAAAACAATAAAGATAAAAATATTCTCATTGTGCCTGGGTTTAGAGCCGGACGTTTTTTTTATGCAAGACTAAAGTCAAATTTAGACAATTTGGGTTTTAAAGTTGGGATTTTGTCTACTTTACGAAACCCCACTTCGTTAGAAGAAGCAATCCAACACTTAGCGAAACAAATTTTAACAGCACCTAACGAAGTTACTTTGATCGCTCATAATACTGGTGGACTATTGGTTTTGATTTTACCAGATGAAGCGAGACGAAAAGTAAAAAGATTAATTACTCTTGGAACTCCGTTTCATGGATCTGATCGATTTACCAATACAAGATTTTCGTATTGGGGTTTTGAATCGGATTGGGTGAAAACCAATTATAAAAACGCATTATTTTTCCCACTTTTCCAACCACTCTCTGCCATTGAAGATTTTAGTTTTCCCCCTCAAGAAAGTACCGAGTTTGGACAAGGACGTGACCTTTGGTTTGACATACCAGGGAATTACAATCTTGTACGCAGGAATGAAAACATCCGAACTTTACGTGAATTTTTAGGAACACCAAAAGATAATATCAATATCACACCAAGTCCAAAAGCAAATCCTGAATTTGCAGTCCCTAAAAAAATTGAAGTTGATTTTTCTAAATATGAACCAGCTGTTTATAAAAAGAATAAGGCAACGTTAGCAAAAAAGAAATCTTCTTCTAACAAAGAGTTGTCGAAACCGACACCAAAAACAAAACCAAATCAGAAAGCGAAACAGACTCCGAAACCAAAGGCAAAACCGAAAAAGAAATCCAAACGGTAA
- a CDS encoding UTP--glucose-1-phosphate uridylyltransferase translates to MEKETVDQLIRETMKQAGLSNAFIADFILKVDAVRNGETGIVRWDEVGDLDPKSDEISLESIHDSYPLDTTLLSKLVVIKLNGGLGTSMGLDKAKSLIPIKGNLSFLSVMAKQIEYLRNKYGIDVPLLFMDSYNTQEDSQKELNHSGFKQSLRSSFLQHKVPRLDAKTFAPIKTNVEKENWCPPGHGDIYFTMMEEGILDELLSKGFEIAFLSNGDNLGATVDPQIVSYLLKENIHFAMEMTPKTLADKKGGAIYRKLVGAKMIQYELLETAQVPKEHEHEFSGLGKFRTFSTNNLWINLRALKERFQQGNFSLSLIVNPKQVSGKDVIQLETAMGSAVGNFSKFKGIIIPRDRFAPVKKTEDYLIRRSDAYVLNEDFSLTMTKERKNKGLGEVLVSLDEKFYKKIQQFDTLFVALPSLVECEELIVEGEILFDVPVKIKGKVKFQNFSGTLQKISSLSQAEFENQIISL, encoded by the coding sequence ATGGAGAAAGAAACCGTAGACCAACTGATCCGCGAGACAATGAAACAGGCAGGTCTTTCTAATGCGTTCATCGCTGACTTTATTCTTAAAGTAGACGCAGTCCGTAATGGCGAAACAGGAATCGTACGTTGGGATGAGGTAGGGGATTTAGACCCAAAATCTGATGAAATTTCCCTTGAGTCAATTCATGATTCCTATCCTCTCGATACAACACTTCTATCGAAACTTGTTGTCATCAAGTTGAATGGGGGACTCGGGACAAGTATGGGACTCGACAAAGCAAAGTCTCTCATCCCGATCAAAGGGAATTTGTCTTTTTTATCCGTGATGGCAAAACAAATTGAATACCTTCGTAACAAGTATGGTATCGATGTTCCTTTGCTTTTTATGGATTCTTATAATACCCAAGAAGATTCTCAAAAAGAATTAAATCATAGTGGATTCAAACAATCGTTACGATCTAGTTTTTTACAACATAAGGTTCCAAGATTAGATGCAAAAACCTTTGCTCCTATCAAAACCAATGTGGAAAAGGAAAACTGGTGTCCACCTGGCCATGGTGATATTTATTTCACAATGATGGAAGAAGGGATTTTAGATGAACTTCTCTCCAAAGGATTTGAAATTGCTTTCCTCTCCAATGGGGATAATTTGGGCGCAACAGTTGACCCTCAAATTGTATCCTACTTACTCAAAGAAAACATCCATTTTGCAATGGAAATGACACCAAAAACTTTAGCGGATAAAAAAGGCGGAGCTATTTATCGCAAGTTAGTCGGCGCCAAAATGATTCAATACGAATTATTGGAAACGGCTCAAGTTCCAAAAGAACACGAACACGAATTTAGTGGGCTCGGAAAATTCAGAACGTTTTCTACCAATAATCTTTGGATCAACTTACGTGCACTTAAAGAGAGATTTCAACAAGGAAACTTTTCTTTATCTCTCATCGTCAATCCAAAACAAGTGTCTGGAAAGGATGTGATCCAACTAGAAACAGCAATGGGAAGTGCTGTTGGTAATTTTTCAAAGTTTAAAGGGATTATTATTCCAAGAGATCGATTCGCACCTGTCAAAAAAACAGAAGACTATCTGATCCGCCGTTCGGATGCCTATGTTTTAAACGAAGATTTTTCGTTAACAATGACGAAGGAACGAAAGAATAAGGGACTCGGTGAAGTCCTTGTTTCTTTGGATGAAAAATTCTATAAAAAAATCCAACAATTTGATACATTGTTTGTCGCCTTACCATCTTTAGTTGAATGTGAAGAACTTATTGTGGAAGGTGAGATTTTATTTGATGTTCCTGTGAAAATAAAAGGAAAGGTAAAATTCCAAAACTTTTCTGGTACCCTTCAAAAGATATCGTCTCTATCACAAGCTGAGTTTGAAAACCAAATCATTTCATTATGA
- a CDS encoding LA_0364 family Cys-rich lipoprotein, whose product MRRLIGSFTILFFLSCGSPFSFRSACYERNKCSTIEGSCFLRNDAFYRVSTGAETYSNVDLAAIVGSCLGLEKVCRKNCESGTIF is encoded by the coding sequence ATGAGAAGATTGATTGGTTCTTTCACCATCTTATTTTTTTTGAGTTGTGGTTCGCCATTTTCATTTCGTTCTGCATGTTATGAGCGGAACAAATGTTCGACGATAGAAGGTTCGTGTTTTTTGCGGAATGATGCGTTTTATCGAGTTTCAACTGGTGCAGAAACGTATAGTAACGTGGATTTGGCGGCAATTGTGGGCAGTTGCCTCGGATTAGAAAAAGTATGTCGAAAAAACTGCGAAAGTGGGACTATTTTTTAA